The following proteins are encoded in a genomic region of Natrinema sp. HArc-T2:
- a CDS encoding ribbon-helix-helix domain-containing protein has translation MTEYTTVSIPKDLADRVEETIEGTSFQSTSDLVRFLLRSIVIQHQKEGELTEAEFEEITEQLRGLGYLE, from the coding sequence ATGACCGAATACACCACGGTGTCGATCCCGAAGGACCTGGCCGACCGCGTCGAGGAGACCATCGAGGGGACGAGCTTCCAGAGCACGAGCGATCTCGTCCGGTTCCTGCTGCGGAGCATCGTCATCCAGCACCAGAAGGAGGGCGAACTCACCGAAGCCGAGTTCGAAGAGATCACTGAACAGCTCCGCGGGCTGGGCTATCTCGAGTAA
- the aglJ gene encoding S-layer glycoprotein N-glycosyltransferase AglJ, translated as MEDDAVRAASSPRSDGGDVVAVTEQTREISPEEVCVLIPTLEEAATIGDVIEGFYEQGYTNVVVIDGDSEDDTREIARDHGAEVLVQSGSGKGQAVREALEYVTVPYVLMLDGDGTYDPADADEMIEPLARGYEHVIGNRFADMDDDAMRALNGFGNRMINRAFGFIHGANYEDILSGYRAFTVDSFRRLSLDSDGFTIETELAVECVKHGIDTTVVPVSYRARPDESETNLHPVKDGGTILLALYSLAKTNNPLFYFGSLGVGGIASGVLIAAYVLWEWIQYTQSHEVLAVVSAAAIILGVQLLMFGVLSDMLVTLHREQRRRLERIARDERNK; from the coding sequence ATGGAAGACGACGCGGTTCGCGCGGCCTCGAGCCCCCGCTCGGACGGCGGCGACGTCGTCGCCGTAACCGAGCAAACCCGCGAAATCTCGCCGGAGGAGGTCTGCGTGCTCATCCCGACGCTCGAGGAGGCGGCCACGATCGGCGACGTGATCGAGGGCTTCTACGAGCAGGGCTATACGAACGTCGTCGTGATCGACGGCGACTCCGAGGACGACACCCGCGAGATCGCCCGCGACCACGGTGCGGAAGTGCTGGTCCAGTCGGGCAGCGGCAAGGGCCAGGCCGTCCGTGAGGCACTCGAGTATGTGACGGTTCCCTACGTGTTGATGCTCGACGGCGATGGGACCTACGACCCAGCTGACGCCGACGAGATGATCGAGCCGCTCGCGCGCGGGTACGAACACGTCATCGGCAACCGGTTTGCCGATATGGACGACGACGCGATGCGGGCGCTGAACGGCTTTGGCAACCGGATGATCAACCGCGCGTTCGGATTCATCCACGGGGCCAACTACGAGGACATCCTCTCGGGGTATCGAGCGTTTACCGTCGACTCGTTCCGCCGGCTCTCGCTCGATTCGGACGGCTTTACCATCGAGACCGAACTCGCCGTCGAGTGTGTCAAACATGGGATCGACACGACGGTCGTCCCGGTCAGTTACCGAGCACGGCCCGACGAGTCCGAGACCAACCTCCATCCAGTCAAAGACGGCGGGACGATCTTGCTCGCGCTGTACTCGCTGGCTAAGACCAATAACCCGCTGTTCTACTTCGGCAGTCTCGGCGTCGGCGGCATCGCCTCTGGTGTCCTCATTGCAGCCTACGTACTCTGGGAGTGGATTCAGTACACACAGAGCCACGAGGTCTTGGCAGTGGTCTCGGCAGCCGCGATCATCCTCGGCGTCCAGTTGCTTATGTTCGGCGTCCTATCGGACATGCTCGTGACCCTCCATCGCGAACAGCGCCGTCGCTTGGAGCGAATCGCTCGAGACGAGCGAAACAAGTAA
- a CDS encoding BGTF surface domain-containing protein — protein sequence MTDDTTYREKGRAVFLAALMVLSVVAMSAAFAGSAAANHTEETTVTASANDGDRAYQGQTVTATGVSPLNEEDRTVDLYQGDSDDATWIREVDVSGDSGTGDVEIDTSNFESGSYYLETGGSDDLTFDVRIQDLSAEFDSSVVTNLEGESSETTLDVESARSSFPVHISSEDLSGDELVDVFGVTEGSDYDHSDDGYVVVQDRGSHDADFQSLEAGEYNFTIEAGDTAAETSASITVTEEDISVDFTQSTFVEQRSNVADVTVDFTNADNAYLVIGDESEVNYEVVLKVTPENNDDEVTVSVNSASANKVAESDEGNTHSAFTADNNANVVVEDVVKGGLDDPLAAGDYQLDLGGTYSEADGLSQEYDTAYLTLEERTELSEDAVATHTAPQGDIASVSDFEDATVTESDQIAAGDQLLVTVDMESLHGYFDDGTSHDSVSLTVTEQDSSPNSEPQVWSTDAGEGENDLTADLISANQSEGQLIYAITASDLYDGSAADFEDSQNFNANFSVSTDNPYVSDSDESAESEFSIEERIIEWDDSAAEVPTSADAVVTGTTTVAPGTEITTRARAAGTFVKFEDAVVDEDRAFGAEYNFSAEAAGTEFTLRATDPVTSEHTTMDSVLVEADEPEEPAPFNYDVTTDPAEPKAGDDVSATITVENPNDMTGSENVTFVFDGETLVDETVSLEASSSTTLEADLLENASAGDYEWTLTADGEEVDSGTLTVDEAEKKGESDGSTDGTDGSTDGTDGSTDGTDGSTDGTDGSTDGTDGSTDDGNTSDDGGSDDGTPGFGVGVALVALLGAAMLALRRQN from the coding sequence ATGACAGACGACACAACCTATCGCGAAAAGGGACGCGCAGTGTTCCTGGCCGCGCTTATGGTCCTCTCTGTTGTCGCCATGTCCGCAGCGTTCGCGGGCTCGGCAGCAGCAAATCATACCGAAGAGACCACAGTCACCGCCAGCGCAAATGACGGTGACCGTGCGTATCAAGGACAGACTGTAACCGCAACTGGCGTTAGCCCACTGAACGAAGAAGATCGAACTGTCGACCTCTACCAGGGAGACAGCGATGACGCGACGTGGATCCGCGAAGTGGACGTCTCCGGAGATTCGGGTACTGGAGATGTCGAAATTGACACGTCCAACTTCGAGTCGGGTTCCTACTACCTCGAAACTGGTGGTAGCGATGACCTGACTTTCGACGTTCGTATTCAAGATCTGAGTGCTGAGTTCGACAGCAGCGTCGTCACGAACCTCGAGGGCGAATCGTCGGAAACGACGCTCGACGTTGAGTCGGCGCGCTCGAGCTTCCCTGTCCACATCAGCTCCGAAGACCTCAGCGGAGACGAACTCGTTGATGTCTTCGGTGTTACGGAAGGCAGCGACTACGATCACAGCGACGACGGCTACGTCGTCGTCCAGGATCGTGGTAGCCACGATGCTGACTTCCAGAGCCTGGAAGCTGGCGAGTACAACTTCACCATCGAAGCTGGTGACACTGCAGCAGAAACCAGCGCTTCGATTACCGTCACCGAAGAGGATATTTCGGTTGACTTCACTCAGTCGACTTTCGTCGAGCAGCGTAGTAACGTTGCAGACGTGACTGTCGACTTCACTAACGCAGATAACGCTTACCTCGTCATCGGTGACGAATCTGAGGTCAACTATGAAGTTGTCCTGAAGGTCACGCCCGAGAATAACGACGATGAAGTCACTGTCTCGGTGAACTCTGCATCCGCTAACAAAGTTGCCGAAAGCGACGAAGGTAACACGCACTCCGCTTTCACCGCTGACAACAACGCCAACGTTGTTGTTGAGGACGTTGTCAAGGGCGGCCTCGACGACCCGCTCGCAGCTGGTGACTACCAGCTCGACCTGGGTGGCACCTACTCGGAGGCTGACGGCCTGAGTCAGGAGTACGACACGGCATACCTGACGCTCGAGGAGCGCACGGAGCTCTCCGAGGATGCCGTCGCAACGCACACCGCACCGCAGGGCGACATCGCAAGTGTGAGTGACTTCGAAGACGCAACTGTGACTGAGAGCGACCAGATCGCCGCTGGCGATCAGCTTCTCGTGACCGTCGACATGGAGAGCCTCCACGGCTACTTCGACGACGGTACCTCGCACGACAGCGTCTCGCTCACGGTGACGGAGCAGGACAGCTCGCCGAACTCAGAACCGCAGGTCTGGAGTACTGACGCTGGAGAGGGAGAGAACGATCTCACCGCGGATCTCATCAGCGCAAACCAGTCTGAAGGTCAGCTGATCTACGCGATTACAGCAAGCGACCTGTACGACGGCAGTGCCGCTGACTTCGAGGACTCCCAGAACTTCAACGCGAACTTCTCGGTATCCACGGACAACCCGTACGTCAGTGATAGCGATGAATCCGCTGAGAGTGAGTTCAGCATCGAAGAGCGCATCATCGAGTGGGACGACAGTGCTGCTGAAGTCCCCACCTCGGCTGACGCTGTTGTGACCGGCACGACGACCGTCGCACCTGGCACGGAAATCACCACCCGCGCTCGCGCAGCGGGTACCTTCGTGAAGTTCGAAGACGCTGTTGTCGACGAGGACCGTGCCTTCGGTGCTGAATACAACTTCAGCGCAGAGGCTGCTGGTACCGAGTTCACGCTCCGTGCGACGGACCCCGTTACCAGTGAACACACGACGATGGACTCTGTTCTCGTCGAAGCCGACGAGCCGGAAGAACCGGCTCCGTTCAACTACGACGTCACCACCGACCCCGCAGAGCCGAAGGCCGGTGACGACGTCTCCGCGACGATCACCGTCGAGAACCCCAACGACATGACCGGCTCCGAGAACGTCACGTTCGTCTTCGACGGCGAGACCCTCGTCGACGAGACGGTCTCACTCGAGGCCAGTTCCTCGACCACGCTCGAAGCGGACCTCCTCGAGAACGCCTCCGCTGGCGACTACGAGTGGACGCTGACGGCTGACGGTGAGGAAGTCGACTCCGGTACGCTCACCGTCGACGAGGCTGAGAAGAAGGGCGAGTCCGACGGTAGCACCGACGGCACCGACGGTAGCACCGACGGCACTGACGGTAGCACCGACGGCACTGACGGTAGCACCGACGGCACTGACGGTAGCACCGACGGCACTGACGGTAGCACCGACGACGGCAACACCTCTGACGATGGTGGCTCCGACGACGGTACGCCCGGCTTCGGTGTCGGCGTTGCTCTCGTCGCGCTGCTCGGCGCTGCCATGCTGGCCCTGCGCCGTCAGAACTAA